A single region of the Salvelinus sp. IW2-2015 linkage group LG20, ASM291031v2, whole genome shotgun sequence genome encodes:
- the LOC111980407 gene encoding neuronal acetylcholine receptor subunit alpha-10 — protein MDERNQILTTYLWIRQVWTDAYLTWKKEDYDGLDTIRIPSSYVWRPDIVLYNNADDQFASSMETNVVIRNDGQIMWDQPAITKSSCSVDVSFFPFDAQQCRLTFGSWTHNGNQMDLVNALDSADLADFVANVEWEVLGMPAKKNVILYGCCSDPYPDITYTLHLKRRASFYIFNLLIPCMMISFLAPLGFYLPADSGEKVSLGVTVLLALTVFQLLVAESMPPSENVPLIGKYYIATMTMITASTALTIFIMNIHHCGPEARPVPEWARRFILHYLARICFVYEVGENCFTGTPKKKAPPELPPDHNINPQTRSTNWDVNGESLGGMGGMGGEEGVGVGVKTQKEEGDRLDVKRGSYQTFEPSWWKDDLFVSIDAGEEEEGAAGGEKEGGGEAEREKGFRGESGYMGGAVAAERGKGGGGERGCVGGGGERRKGSLGGAEARVRREVVVRAQCVCQHQALCRNIEYIASCYHDQRSTQRRTGEWRKVAKVMDRLFMWLFFIMVFLMSLLIMGKAV, from the exons Atg gATGAGCGTAACCAGATCCTGACCACGTAYCTGTGGATCCGGCAGGTGTGGACGGACGCCTACCTCACTTGGAAGAAGGAGGACTACGATGGTCTCGATACCATCCGTATACCTAGTAGTTATGTATGGAGGCCTGATATTGTCCTATATAACAA tgcTGATGACCAGTTCGCCAGCTCCATGGAGACCAATGTGGTGATCCGTAACGATGGACAGATCATGTGGGACCAGCCGGCCATCACTAAGAGCTCGTGCTCAGTGGATGTGTCCTTCTTCCCGTTTGATGCCCAGCAGTGTCGCCTAACCTTCGGCTCCTGGACACACAACGGCAACCAGATGGACCTGGTCAACGCCCTGGACAGTGCTGACCTGGCCGACTTCGTGGCCAATGTAGAGTGGGAG GTACTGGGCATGCCAGCCAAGAAGAACGTGATCCTGTACGGCTGCTGCTCGGACCCCTATCCAGACATCACCTACACCCTGCACCTGAAACGCAGGGCATCCTTCTACATCTTTAACCTGCTCATCCCTTGTATGATGATCTCCTTCCTGGCCCCGCTGGGCTTCTACCTGCCAGCTGACTCTGGGGAGAAAGTGTCCCTGGGGGTCACCGTGCTGCTGGCCCTGACCGTGTTTCAGCTGCTAGTGGCAGAGAGCATGCCACCCTCGGAGAACGTACCACTCATAG GCAAGTACTACATTGCTACCATGACGATGATCACTGCGTCGACCGCCCTGACCATCTTCATCATGAACATCCATCACTGTGGTCCGGAGGCGCGTCCCGTCCCTGAGTGGGCCCGCCGCTTCATCCTGCACTACCTGGCGCGGATCTGCTTTGTCTATGAGGTGGGAGAGAACTGCTTCACCGGCACCCCCAAGAAAAAGGCCCCGCCCGAGCTCCCACCTGACCACAATATCAACCCCCAAACCAGAAGTACGAACTGGGATGTGAATGGGGAGTCCTTGGGAGGCATGGGAGGGATGGGTGGAGAGGAAGGGGTTGGCGTGGGCGTAAAAAcacagaaagaggagggggatagACTGGATGTGAAAAGAGGCTCATACCAAACCTTTGAGCCCAGTTGGTGGAAAGACGACCTGTTTGTGAGTATAGatgctggagaggaggaggagggagcagcAGGAGgtgagaaagaaggaggaggagaggcagaaagagagaagggtttCAGAGGAGAAAGTGGGTACATGGGAGGAGCAGTGGCGGCAGAAAGAGGcaaaggtggaggaggagagagaggctgtgtgggaggaggtggagaaagaaggaaaggatCATTAGGAGGCGCAGAGGCTAGGGTTaggagggaggtggtggtgagggcccagtgtgtgtgtcagcaccAAGCGCTATGCAGGAACATCGAGTACATCGCCAGCTGCTACCACGACCAGCGCTCCACCCAGAGACGTACGGGTGAGTGGAGGAAGGTGGCCAAGGTTATGGACCGACTCTTCATGTGGCTCTTCTTCATCATGGTCTTCCTCATGAGCCTCCTCATCATGGGCAAGGCTGTCTGA